A single window of Achromobacter xylosoxidans DNA harbors:
- the aceA gene encoding isocitrate lyase, giving the protein MSHRETEIRNLQKDWAENSRWQGIKRDYSAEDVIRLRGSIAVEHTLARRGATRLWEQLHSEPFVNSLGALTGNQAMQQVKAGLKAIYLSGWQVAGDANLAGEMYPDQSLYPANSVPQVVRRINNSLTRCDQIQWMEGKNPGDEGYIDFFAPIVADAEAGFGGVLNAFELMKAMIEAGASGVHFEDQLASVKKCGHMGGKVLVPTREAVAKLVSARLAADVMGTPTVLLARTDADAADLVTSDVDDNDRPFITGERTVEGFFRTRAGIDQAISRGLAYAPYADLIWCETSTPNLEYARKFADAIHRQFPGKLLAYNCSPSFNWKKNLDDATIAKFQRELGAMGYKFQFITLAGFHALNYGMFELAHGYARRQMSAFVELQQKEFAAADLGFTAVKHQREVGTGYFDAVTQTIEGGQSSTTALTGSTEEAQFEHGKEQKAA; this is encoded by the coding sequence ATGAGCCACCGCGAAACCGAAATCCGCAATCTGCAGAAAGACTGGGCCGAGAACAGCCGCTGGCAGGGCATCAAGCGCGACTACAGCGCCGAGGATGTCATCCGCCTGCGCGGCTCGATCGCCGTCGAGCACACCCTGGCCCGCCGCGGCGCGACCCGCCTGTGGGAACAACTGCACAGCGAGCCTTTCGTGAATTCGCTCGGCGCCCTGACCGGCAACCAGGCCATGCAACAGGTCAAGGCCGGCCTCAAGGCCATCTACCTGTCGGGCTGGCAAGTGGCCGGCGACGCCAACCTGGCCGGCGAGATGTACCCCGACCAGTCGCTGTACCCCGCCAATTCGGTGCCGCAGGTCGTGCGCCGCATCAACAATTCGCTGACCCGCTGCGACCAGATCCAGTGGATGGAAGGCAAGAACCCGGGCGACGAGGGCTACATCGACTTCTTCGCGCCCATCGTGGCCGACGCCGAAGCCGGTTTCGGCGGCGTGCTGAACGCCTTCGAGCTGATGAAGGCCATGATCGAGGCCGGCGCCTCGGGCGTGCACTTCGAGGACCAGCTGGCGTCCGTGAAGAAGTGCGGCCACATGGGCGGCAAGGTGCTGGTGCCGACCCGCGAGGCCGTGGCCAAGCTGGTCTCGGCGCGCCTGGCGGCCGACGTGATGGGCACGCCCACCGTGCTGCTGGCCCGCACCGACGCCGACGCCGCCGACCTGGTGACCAGCGACGTCGACGACAACGACCGCCCGTTCATCACCGGCGAGCGCACCGTGGAAGGCTTCTTCCGCACCCGCGCCGGCATCGACCAGGCGATCTCGCGCGGCCTGGCCTACGCGCCGTACGCCGACCTGATCTGGTGCGAAACGTCCACGCCCAACCTGGAATACGCCCGCAAGTTCGCCGACGCGATCCATCGCCAGTTCCCGGGCAAGCTGCTGGCGTACAACTGCTCGCCGTCGTTCAACTGGAAGAAGAACCTGGACGACGCCACCATCGCCAAGTTCCAGCGCGAGCTGGGCGCCATGGGCTACAAGTTCCAGTTCATCACGCTGGCCGGCTTCCACGCGCTGAACTACGGCATGTTCGAACTGGCCCACGGCTACGCCCGCCGCCAGATGAGCGCCTTCGTCGAATTGCAGCAGAAGGAATTCGCCGCCGCCGACCTGGGCTTCACTGCGGTCAAGCACCAGCGCGAAGTGGGCACCGGCTACTTCGACGCCGTCACGCAGACCATCGAGGGCGGCCAGTCCTCGACCACCGCGCTGACCGGCTCGACCGAGGAAGCGCAGTTCGAGCACGGCAAGGAGCAGAAGGCCGCCTGA
- a CDS encoding cytochrome-c peroxidase yields the protein MRKKHAMLAAGVVIGLWAGQASGAPREEPIQPIEAAVVKDPAKVELGKKLFFDPRLSRSGAISCNSCHNLGMGGSDNLKASIGHKWQQGSINSPTVLNSSLNIAQFWDGRAKDLREQAGGPIANPMEMASTHELAVQVLNSIPGYRAEFKQVFGKDGITIEEVTGALAAFEETLVTPNSRFDQWLKGDDKALTVKELAGYTLFKNSGCVACHNGVAVGGNSFQKMGLVAPYQTDNKAEGRAAVTGKDADRFNFKVPTLRNVALTYPYFHDGEAATLTQAVDVMGRLQLGRTFTPDENAQIVAFLKTLTGDQPAIQYPLLPPSADDTPRPAPFVK from the coding sequence ATGAGAAAGAAGCACGCGATGCTCGCGGCGGGTGTCGTCATCGGACTGTGGGCGGGCCAGGCGTCGGGGGCGCCGCGCGAAGAGCCGATCCAGCCCATCGAGGCGGCGGTGGTCAAGGACCCGGCCAAGGTGGAGCTGGGCAAGAAGCTGTTCTTCGACCCGCGCCTGTCGCGCTCGGGCGCGATCTCCTGTAATTCCTGCCACAACCTGGGCATGGGCGGTTCCGACAACCTGAAGGCGTCCATCGGCCACAAGTGGCAGCAGGGTTCGATCAACTCGCCCACGGTGCTCAATTCCAGCCTGAACATCGCCCAGTTCTGGGACGGCCGCGCCAAGGACCTGCGCGAACAGGCCGGCGGCCCGATCGCCAACCCCATGGAAATGGCCTCCACCCACGAACTGGCGGTGCAGGTGCTCAACTCCATTCCCGGCTACCGCGCCGAGTTCAAGCAGGTGTTCGGCAAGGACGGCATCACCATTGAGGAGGTGACGGGCGCGTTGGCGGCCTTCGAGGAAACGCTGGTGACGCCGAATTCGCGCTTCGACCAGTGGCTCAAGGGCGACGACAAGGCGCTGACCGTCAAGGAACTGGCCGGCTACACCCTGTTCAAGAACAGCGGCTGCGTGGCGTGCCACAACGGCGTGGCGGTGGGCGGCAACTCGTTCCAGAAGATGGGGCTGGTGGCGCCGTACCAGACCGACAACAAGGCCGAGGGCCGCGCCGCCGTCACCGGCAAGGACGCCGACCGCTTCAACTTCAAGGTGCCGACGCTGCGCAACGTGGCGCTGACCTATCCGTACTTCCATGACGGCGAGGCCGCCACCCTGACGCAGGCGGTGGACGTGATGGGCCGCCTGCAACTGGGCCGCACCTTCACGCCGGACGAGAACGCGCAGATCGTGGCGTTCCTGAAGACCCTGACGGGCGACCAGCCGGCGATCCAGTATCCGCTGCTGCCGCCGTCGGCGGACGACACGCCGCGGCCCGCGCCGTTCGTGAAGTAG
- a CDS encoding LysR substrate-binding domain-containing protein: MNNDLLPADLRVFNAVVRASSFSRAAEDLGMSAAYVTKRIRLLEASLGTPLFHRTTRRVVVSEAGERVYHWAQRILDDVEHLVEEVGVTRREPRGLLRICSSFGFGRRVVAPALSAFVSRHPAVQVRFEVFDRLVDVAAEGYDLDVRVGDDIAPHVIARKLAANHRLLCAAPSYLAERGAPRKLDDLAAHDCLVIKERDHPFGVWRMRRGEREHTVKVRGPLSANNGEMVVQWAVDGRGIILRSAWDVGPLIAAGKLVPVLPQYRQEANIWAVYPSRLNASAKVRVCVDFLEAHLRQLDASV; this comes from the coding sequence ATGAATAATGACCTGCTGCCCGCCGACCTGCGCGTATTCAACGCCGTGGTGCGCGCCTCCAGTTTTTCCCGCGCCGCCGAAGACCTGGGCATGTCGGCCGCTTACGTCACCAAGCGCATCCGGCTGCTGGAGGCCAGCCTGGGCACGCCGCTGTTCCACCGCACCACGCGGCGGGTGGTGGTGAGCGAGGCCGGCGAGCGTGTCTATCACTGGGCCCAGCGCATTCTTGACGACGTCGAGCACCTGGTCGAAGAAGTCGGCGTCACGCGCCGCGAACCGCGCGGCCTGCTGCGCATCTGCAGCAGTTTCGGTTTCGGGCGGCGGGTGGTGGCGCCGGCGCTGTCGGCGTTCGTGTCGCGCCATCCCGCCGTGCAGGTGCGCTTCGAGGTGTTCGACCGCCTGGTCGATGTGGCGGCCGAAGGCTACGACCTGGACGTGCGGGTGGGCGACGACATCGCGCCGCACGTGATCGCGCGCAAGCTTGCCGCCAACCACCGGCTGCTGTGCGCCGCGCCGTCGTACCTGGCCGAACGCGGCGCGCCGCGCAAGCTGGACGACCTGGCCGCGCACGACTGCCTGGTGATCAAGGAACGCGACCATCCCTTCGGCGTCTGGCGCATGCGGCGTGGCGAGCGCGAGCACACCGTCAAGGTGCGCGGCCCGCTGTCGGCCAACAATGGCGAGATGGTGGTGCAGTGGGCGGTGGACGGGCGCGGCATCATCCTGCGCTCGGCCTGGGACGTGGGCCCGCTGATCGCCGCCGGCAAGCTGGTGCCGGTGCTGCCGCAGTACCGCCAGGAAGCCAATATCTGGGCGGTCTATCCGTCACGCCTGAATGCCTCGGCCAAGGTGCGGGTATGCGTGGACTTCCTGGAGGCGCACCTGCGCCAGCTGGACGCCAGCGTCTGA
- the uvrC gene encoding excinuclease ABC subunit UvrC, giving the protein MPDDFNLKSFLADLPHLPGVYRHLDAAGEVMYVGKARDLKKRVSSYFQKNLASPRIAQMVAKVARLEVTVTRSEAEALILENNLIKSLKPRYNILFRDDKSYPYLLITGHDWPRIAYYRGATNKRGQYFGPFPNAWAVRETIQILQKVFRLRTCEDTVFANRSRPCLLHQIGRCSAPCVGAIQAQDYASDVQRAVRFLNGEAKDVMGEIEARMLEAAEALRFEEAAALRDQMGSLARVLHQQTMENVSGEDTDIVAVAIAGGKVCVNLAMVRGGRHLGDKPFFPTHAEGEAAPQVLEAFVAQHYTDNALPPVLVCSHALPDAGLIDLLVEQAGGRPSRVLTRPQGARRAWLEQAVKNAEMALARALTESGARAARTLALAETLDLDTDEAALDALRIECFDISHTAGEATQASCVVFEHHDMQPSLYRRYNIAGITPGDDYAAMRQVLTRRFAKVADGEAQMPGLVLIDGGKGQVEVARQVFAELGLDIQALVGVAKGEGRKVGLETLVFADGRPPVALGGESAALMLIAQVRDEAHRFAITGMRARRAKTRNVSRLEEIEGVGARRRQRLLARFGGFSGVASASIEDLASVDGISEELAERIYEALRG; this is encoded by the coding sequence ATGCCCGACGACTTCAATCTCAAATCGTTCCTGGCTGACCTGCCGCATCTTCCGGGTGTCTACCGGCACCTGGATGCGGCCGGCGAGGTCATGTATGTCGGCAAGGCGCGCGACCTGAAAAAGCGCGTCTCGTCGTATTTCCAGAAGAACCTGGCCAGCCCGCGCATCGCCCAGATGGTGGCGAAGGTGGCGCGGCTGGAGGTCACCGTCACGCGCTCCGAGGCCGAAGCGCTGATCCTGGAAAACAACCTCATCAAGAGCCTGAAGCCGCGCTACAACATCCTGTTCCGCGACGACAAGTCCTATCCCTACCTGCTGATCACCGGCCACGACTGGCCGCGCATCGCTTATTACCGCGGGGCCACCAACAAGCGCGGCCAGTACTTCGGCCCGTTCCCCAACGCCTGGGCGGTGCGCGAGACCATCCAGATCCTGCAGAAGGTGTTCCGCCTGCGGACCTGTGAGGACACCGTTTTCGCCAACCGCTCGCGGCCCTGTCTGCTGCACCAGATCGGGCGCTGCTCGGCGCCCTGTGTGGGCGCCATCCAGGCGCAGGACTACGCCTCGGACGTGCAGCGAGCGGTGCGCTTTTTGAATGGCGAGGCCAAGGACGTGATGGGCGAGATCGAGGCCCGCATGCTGGAGGCCGCCGAGGCGCTGCGCTTCGAGGAAGCCGCCGCGCTGCGCGACCAGATGGGCTCGCTGGCGCGGGTGCTGCACCAGCAGACCATGGAAAACGTCAGCGGCGAGGACACCGACATCGTCGCGGTGGCCATCGCCGGCGGCAAGGTCTGTGTCAACCTGGCCATGGTGCGGGGCGGGCGCCACCTGGGCGACAAGCCGTTCTTCCCGACCCACGCCGAGGGCGAGGCCGCGCCGCAGGTGCTGGAGGCCTTCGTGGCCCAGCACTACACCGACAATGCGCTGCCGCCAGTGCTGGTCTGTTCGCACGCGCTGCCCGACGCCGGCCTGATCGACCTGCTGGTGGAGCAGGCCGGCGGCCGCCCGTCGCGCGTGCTGACGCGGCCGCAGGGCGCCCGCCGCGCCTGGCTGGAACAGGCGGTCAAGAACGCCGAGATGGCGCTGGCACGGGCCCTGACCGAATCCGGCGCCCGCGCCGCCCGCACCCTGGCGCTGGCCGAAACCCTGGACCTGGATACCGACGAGGCGGCGCTGGACGCGCTGCGCATCGAGTGCTTCGACATCAGCCATACCGCCGGCGAGGCCACCCAGGCTTCCTGCGTGGTGTTCGAGCACCATGACATGCAGCCGTCGCTGTACCGCCGCTACAACATCGCGGGCATCACCCCGGGCGACGACTACGCCGCCATGCGCCAGGTGCTGACGCGGCGCTTCGCCAAGGTGGCCGACGGCGAGGCGCAGATGCCCGGGCTGGTGCTGATCGACGGCGGCAAGGGCCAGGTCGAGGTGGCGCGCCAGGTGTTCGCCGAGCTGGGCCTGGACATCCAGGCGCTGGTGGGCGTGGCCAAAGGCGAAGGGCGCAAGGTCGGCCTGGAGACCCTGGTGTTCGCCGACGGCCGTCCGCCGGTGGCGCTGGGCGGCGAGTCGGCCGCCCTGATGCTGATCGCCCAGGTGCGCGACGAGGCGCACCGCTTTGCCATCACTGGCATGCGGGCGCGCCGCGCCAAGACCCGCAACGTGTCGCGGCTGGAAGAGATCGAGGGGGTCGGGGCGCGCCGCCGGCAGCGCCTGCTGGCCCGTTTCGGCGGTTTTTCGGGGGTGGCCTCGGCCAGCATCGAGGACCTGGCGTCGGTGGACGGGATTTCCGAGGAACTGGCCGAACGGATCTACGAGGCGCTGCGCGGATAG
- the queF gene encoding NADPH-dependent 7-cyano-7-deazaguanine reductase QueF (Catalyzes the NADPH-dependent reduction of 7-cyano-7-deazaguanine (preQ0) to 7-aminomethyl-7-deazaguanine (preQ1) in queuosine biosynthesis), translating into MTLSHGPLGQSVTYVSQYDPSLLFPIARAHNREALNLATGPLPFTGVDLWNAYELSWLDAKGKPRVAMATFSVPADSPNIIESKSFKLYLNSFNQTRLVNSAALRGRLERDLSAAAGAPVGLDFILPQRFGELRMGELDGIYIDKLDIEIDTYEPAPELLRNRPGDVVEETLCSRLLKSNCPVTGQPDWASVQIRYRGQPIDRESLLRYVISFRQHAEFHEHCVERIFTDIMQACAPEQLTVYARYTRRGGLDINPWRSNVETTPPADVRTVRQ; encoded by the coding sequence ATGACGCTGTCTCACGGCCCGCTGGGCCAGAGCGTGACCTACGTCTCGCAATACGATCCCTCGCTGCTGTTTCCCATCGCCCGCGCCCACAACCGCGAGGCGCTCAACCTGGCGACCGGGCCCCTGCCGTTCACCGGGGTCGATCTGTGGAACGCCTACGAGCTGTCCTGGCTCGACGCCAAGGGCAAGCCGCGGGTGGCGATGGCGACGTTCTCGGTGCCGGCCGACAGCCCCAACATCATCGAGTCCAAGTCGTTCAAGCTGTACCTGAATTCGTTCAACCAGACCCGGCTGGTCAACTCGGCCGCCCTGCGCGGCCGCCTGGAGCGCGACCTGAGCGCCGCCGCCGGCGCCCCCGTGGGGCTGGACTTCATCCTGCCGCAGCGCTTCGGCGAGCTGCGGATGGGCGAACTGGACGGTATCTATATAGACAAGCTCGACATCGAGATCGACACCTACGAACCGGCGCCCGAGTTGCTGCGCAACCGCCCGGGCGACGTGGTCGAGGAAACCCTGTGCTCGCGCCTGCTCAAGTCCAACTGCCCGGTGACCGGCCAGCCCGACTGGGCCAGCGTGCAGATCCGCTACCGCGGCCAGCCCATCGACCGCGAATCGCTGCTGCGCTACGTGATCTCGTTCCGCCAGCACGCCGAATTCCACGAGCATTGCGTGGAACGCATCTTCACCGACATCATGCAGGCCTGCGCGCCCGAGCAATTGACGGTCTATGCGCGCTACACGCGGCGCGGCGGGCTGGACATCAATCCATGGCGCAGCAACGTCGAGACCACGCCGCCGGCCGACGTGCGCACGGTGCGCCAGTAA
- a CDS encoding AraC family transcriptional regulator — protein MRNTLVDPYEDIPRDVVVTACDYPAGLTFPLHAHRRGQFAYAARGAISVATPTGRWLVPPQRACWVPAGMEHQMTMRGAVTMLNTFLTERAAQALRLPAECRVHAVSPLLRHLLDEAIDLPALYDLDGRAGKLMALLAAEIAAMPALSLHAPLPADPRLARACRALWAAPSITADLDTMAAAAGMSRRTFTRQFRAETGVSFGAWRQQACLLAAIERLSLGQPVTRVALDLGYASPSAFTSAFRRVLGQAPGAYLAAQR, from the coding sequence ATGCGCAATACCCTGGTCGATCCCTACGAGGACATTCCGCGCGACGTGGTGGTGACCGCCTGCGACTATCCGGCCGGCCTGACCTTCCCGCTGCACGCCCACCGCCGCGGCCAGTTCGCCTACGCCGCGCGCGGCGCCATCAGCGTGGCCACGCCGACAGGCCGCTGGCTGGTGCCGCCGCAACGCGCCTGCTGGGTGCCGGCGGGCATGGAGCACCAGATGACCATGCGCGGCGCGGTGACCATGCTCAACACCTTTCTTACCGAGCGCGCCGCGCAGGCCCTGCGCCTGCCCGCCGAATGCCGGGTCCACGCCGTCTCGCCGCTGCTACGCCACCTGCTCGACGAAGCCATCGACCTGCCCGCGCTCTACGACCTGGACGGCCGCGCCGGCAAGCTGATGGCGCTGCTGGCGGCCGAAATCGCCGCCATGCCGGCACTGTCGCTGCACGCGCCGCTGCCCGCCGACCCGCGCCTGGCGCGCGCCTGCCGCGCGCTGTGGGCGGCGCCGTCGATCACCGCGGACCTGGACACGATGGCCGCCGCCGCCGGCATGAGCCGACGCACCTTCACCCGACAGTTCCGCGCCGAAACCGGCGTCAGCTTCGGCGCCTGGCGCCAGCAGGCCTGCCTGCTGGCCGCGATCGAGCGCCTAAGCCTGGGCCAGCCCGTGACCCGCGTCGCGCTGGACCTGGGCTACGCCAGTCCCAGCGCCTTCACCAGCGCGTTCCGGCGCGTGCTGGGACAGGCGCCCGGCGCGTACCTGGCGGCGCAGCGCTAG
- a CDS encoding tartrate dehydrogenase, which yields MSHVHKIAAIAGDGIGNEVLPEGLRAVQAAARRFGLALQIDTFPWANCEYYARHGEMMPPDWKEQLQGYDAIYFGAVGWPATVPDHVSLWGSLLKFRREFDQYINLRPVRLFEGVPCPLAGQRPGDIDFFIVRENTEGEYTNLGGRLFTGTDREIVIQESVFTRHGTDRVMRYAFELANRRQRKQLTVATKSNGIAISMPWWDERADAVGQQYPDVKTDKQHIDILAARFVLQPQRFDVVVASNLFGDILSDLGPACTGTIGIAPSANLNPERAFPSLFEPVHGSAPDIYGKGIANPIAMIWSGALMLQFLGSQDAHDAILAAIEHCLKDGPRTPDLGGQARTEDIGRAIAAHIEAQG from the coding sequence ATGTCCCACGTCCACAAGATCGCGGCCATCGCCGGCGACGGCATCGGCAACGAAGTCCTGCCCGAAGGCCTGCGCGCCGTTCAAGCGGCCGCCCGCCGCTTCGGCCTGGCGCTGCAGATCGATACCTTCCCCTGGGCCAACTGCGAGTACTACGCGCGGCACGGCGAGATGATGCCGCCCGACTGGAAGGAACAGCTGCAGGGCTACGACGCCATCTACTTCGGCGCGGTCGGCTGGCCCGCCACGGTGCCGGACCACGTGTCGCTGTGGGGCTCGCTGCTGAAATTCCGGCGCGAGTTCGACCAGTACATCAACCTGCGCCCGGTCCGCCTGTTCGAGGGCGTGCCGTGCCCGCTGGCCGGCCAGCGCCCGGGCGACATCGACTTCTTCATCGTGCGCGAGAACACCGAAGGCGAATACACCAACCTGGGCGGCCGCCTGTTCACCGGCACCGACCGCGAAATCGTGATCCAGGAATCGGTCTTCACCCGCCACGGCACCGACCGCGTCATGCGCTACGCCTTCGAGCTGGCCAACCGGCGCCAGCGCAAGCAGCTCACGGTCGCCACCAAGAGCAACGGCATCGCCATCAGCATGCCGTGGTGGGACGAACGCGCCGACGCCGTCGGCCAGCAGTATCCCGACGTCAAGACCGACAAGCAGCACATCGACATCCTGGCCGCGCGCTTCGTGCTGCAGCCGCAGCGCTTCGACGTGGTGGTGGCCTCCAACCTGTTCGGCGACATCCTGTCGGACCTGGGTCCGGCCTGCACCGGCACCATCGGCATCGCGCCGTCGGCCAACCTGAACCCGGAGCGCGCCTTCCCCTCGCTGTTCGAGCCGGTGCACGGCTCGGCGCCGGACATCTACGGCAAGGGCATCGCCAACCCCATCGCCATGATCTGGTCGGGCGCGCTGATGCTGCAGTTCCTGGGCAGCCAGGACGCGCACGACGCCATCCTGGCGGCCATCGAGCACTGCCTGAAGGACGGCCCGCGCACGCCCGACCTGGGCGGCCAGGCCCGCACCGAGGACATCGGCCGCGCCATCGCCGCCCATATCGAGGCGCAAGGCTGA
- the pgsA gene encoding CDP-diacylglycerol--glycerol-3-phosphate 3-phosphatidyltransferase has product MPINVPIILTWLRIAMIPLVVGLFYLPDSWMSVPVRDTFAAWAFIIAALTDWFDGWLARRWNQTSAFGAFLDPVADKLMVCAALIVLLDLSRVDAFISLIIIGREITISALREWMAKIGASASVAVHRLGKFKTAAQMVAIPCLLYNQPIYGVSSKLLGDVLIVVAAVLTVWSMLYYLQRAWPAIREKAQ; this is encoded by the coding sequence ATGCCAATTAACGTACCCATCATCCTGACGTGGCTGCGTATCGCCATGATCCCGCTGGTAGTCGGGCTGTTCTACCTGCCCGACAGCTGGATGTCCGTGCCGGTGCGCGACACGTTCGCCGCCTGGGCCTTCATCATCGCCGCCCTGACCGACTGGTTCGACGGCTGGCTGGCGCGCCGCTGGAACCAGACTTCGGCGTTCGGCGCGTTCCTGGATCCGGTGGCCGACAAGCTGATGGTCTGCGCCGCGCTGATCGTGCTGCTGGACCTGAGCCGCGTCGATGCCTTCATCTCGCTCATCATCATCGGCCGCGAAATCACCATTTCGGCGCTGCGCGAGTGGATGGCCAAGATCGGCGCCAGCGCCAGCGTGGCGGTGCACCGGTTGGGCAAGTTCAAGACCGCCGCGCAGATGGTGGCGATTCCGTGCCTGCTGTACAACCAGCCGATCTATGGCGTGTCCAGCAAGCTGCTGGGCGACGTGCTGATCGTCGTGGCCGCGGTGCTGACGGTCTGGTCGATGCTGTATTACCTGCAGCGCGCCTGGCCCGCGATCCGCGAGAAAGCGCAGTGA
- a CDS encoding MFS transporter: protein MTTAASNLASDAAVRRRDWQIILLIGVAHASSHFFQLVLPSLYVSLGNEFGLDFARLGLLVSTFYVVSGIGQASSGFVVDRVGARPVLWFGLACFVLSGLLIGSATGYTMLMAAAVVGGIGNSVFHPADYSIINHRITAPRLGHAFSAHGLTGNLGWALTPVFMTSITLLANWRVAAYSAAALVAFVLLLTVLGRNLLGGAEPAQADDARNGARAAPKPQEGVLATLATLLSKPALWGAFLFFACTSIALSSVQNYTIPLLGQLYDLSKVAASSALSGYMVASAVGMAAGGFLVSANPRTERTVMVALILAGLTLVVLALGLVPALFAAPVVALAGFCSGVAAPSRDMLIRRVTPKGSTGSVYGLVYSGMDVGSALGPLAFGLLLDAGLRQGPWIGAGVAFAAAALLAQWIAVQARRADPAAAVPARS, encoded by the coding sequence ATGACTACCGCTGCATCCAACCTGGCCTCGGACGCCGCCGTCCGCCGCCGCGACTGGCAGATCATCCTGCTGATCGGCGTGGCCCACGCCTCGTCGCACTTCTTCCAACTGGTCCTGCCGTCGCTGTACGTGTCGCTCGGCAACGAGTTCGGGCTGGACTTCGCCCGCCTCGGCCTCTTGGTGTCGACCTTCTATGTGGTGTCGGGCATCGGCCAGGCCTCCTCCGGCTTCGTGGTGGACCGAGTCGGCGCGCGGCCGGTGCTGTGGTTCGGCCTGGCCTGTTTCGTGCTGTCGGGGCTGCTGATCGGCTCGGCCACCGGCTACACCATGCTGATGGCGGCCGCCGTGGTCGGCGGCATCGGCAATTCGGTGTTCCACCCGGCCGACTACTCCATCATCAACCACCGCATCACCGCGCCGCGCCTGGGCCATGCCTTTTCCGCCCACGGCCTGACCGGCAACCTGGGCTGGGCCCTCACGCCCGTGTTCATGACCTCGATCACGCTGCTGGCCAACTGGCGCGTGGCGGCCTACAGCGCCGCCGCGCTGGTGGCCTTCGTGCTGTTGCTGACCGTGCTGGGTCGCAACCTGCTGGGCGGCGCCGAACCGGCCCAGGCCGACGATGCCAGGAATGGCGCGCGCGCCGCGCCCAAGCCGCAGGAAGGCGTGCTGGCGACCCTGGCCACGCTGCTGTCCAAGCCGGCGCTGTGGGGCGCGTTCCTGTTCTTCGCCTGCACCTCCATTGCGCTGTCGTCGGTGCAGAACTACACCATTCCGCTGTTGGGCCAGCTGTACGACCTGTCCAAGGTGGCGGCCAGCTCGGCGCTGTCGGGCTATATGGTGGCGTCGGCGGTGGGCATGGCGGCCGGCGGCTTCCTGGTGTCGGCCAACCCGCGCACCGAGCGCACCGTGATGGTGGCGCTGATCCTGGCCGGCCTGACGCTGGTGGTGCTGGCGCTGGGCCTGGTGCCGGCGCTGTTCGCCGCGCCGGTGGTGGCGCTGGCCGGCTTCTGCTCGGGCGTGGCGGCGCCGTCGCGCGACATGCTGATCCGGCGCGTGACGCCCAAGGGCTCCACCGGCTCGGTCTACGGCCTGGTGTATTCCGGCATGGACGTCGGTTCGGCGCTGGGGCCGCTGGCTTTCGGCCTGCTGCTGGACGCGGGATTGCGCCAGGGGCCGTGGATCGGCGCGGGCGTGGCGTTCGCCGCCGCCGCGCTGCTGGCGCAGTGGATCGCGGTGCAGGCGCGCCGGGCCGATCCCGCCGCCGCGGTGCCGGCGCGTTCCTGA